A part of Neodiprion pinetum isolate iyNeoPine1 chromosome 4, iyNeoPine1.2, whole genome shotgun sequence genomic DNA contains:
- the LOC124215805 gene encoding fatty acyl-CoA reductase wat-like isoform X2, with amino-acid sequence MKKQPKPLKTTYDRIERPLKVDCIRPPCRCGIYFTSRNIHEGSVKKIRRSCPEVSTLFLLLRAKKGKSPQERFAELFDDLVFDRLKKEKPGFAQKVRLIEGDVGEIGLGLAPEQRELLRTTNIVIHGAATVRFDESVRIATKINVRGTKEMLILAKEMPNLRAFVHISTAYSNCVRQSIDEKFYPPPIDSDKLLDLVEILDDASLEHLTPVLLGKYPNTYVFTKAVAEDVIRRNSHSLPVCIVRPSIVIATYKEPVAGWIDNVYGTTGVVLGAAIGLLRTLHCDPEGIADMIPADFVVNNIIVAAWDIAEARTTNVNSADSSNIPETDEPPIYNVVSSCQKPFRWGELMRHIEEYGLEVPSMMCIWYYCFKLNKYESVHKIYVIFLHLLPALIVDSVARIIGREPMLWKAYKKIHKFSAVISYFATQQWRFSNNGVLRLSAKLNPADQNQFKLNMKDFSWEEFNYNYVRGGRLYLLKDPLDTVPKAAVRYARLRIIHYAVVTVMWGMIFWLLWTLVRFLGLW; translated from the exons atgaaaaaacagCCAAAACCGTTAAAAACGACCTATGACCGCATTGAGCGACCTCTAAAAGTTGATTGTATACGTCCTCCTTGCCGTTGTGgcatttattttacatctcGAAACATTCATGAAGGgagcgtgaaaaaaattagaag GTCATGTCCCGAGGTGAGCACGTTGTTTCTGCTCCTCCGAgcaaaaaaagggaaaagcCCGCAAGAAAGATTTGCGGAACTCTTTGACGACTTG GTTTTCGACCGACTGAAGAAAGAGAAGCCTGGATTTGCTCAAAAAGTTAGATTGATCGAGGGAGACGTGGGGGAGATCGGTTTGGGTTTGGCGCCGGAGCAAAGGGAACTGCTCCGAACCACGAATATCGTGATACACGGTGCAGCCACCGTACGATTTGACGAATCCGTGCGAATTGCTACCAAGATCAACGTCAGAGGCACCAAGGAGATGCTGATACTCGCCAAGGAAATGCCAAATCTTAGA GCATTCGTCCACATCTCAACAGCCTACTCGAACTGCGTTCGACAGTccatcgatgaaaaattctacCCACCACCAATCGACTCGGACAAGTTACTCGATCTCGTGGAGATATTGGATGACGCCTCCCTCGAACACCTCACGCCGGT ACTCTTGGGTAAATATCCGAATACGTACGTCTTCACCAAAGCGGTCGCCGAGGACGTCATTCGCCGCAACAGTCATAGTCTGCCAGTCTGCATTGTCAGGCCGTCCATAGTAATCGCAACTTATAAGGAACCCGTCGCTGGTTGGATCGACAACGTCTACGGTACCACCGGAGTAGTGCTCGGGGCTGCGATTGGATTATTACGGACTCTTCACTGTGACCCGGAAGGCATCGCCGACATGATTCCCGCAGACTTCGTAGTCAACAACATCATTGTCGCCGCATGGGACATCGCCGAAGCTCG AACCACGAATGTCAATAGCGCGGATAGTTCGAACATTCCGGAGACTGATGAGCCTCCGATCTACAACGTCGTATCATCGTGCCAGAAACCCTTTAGGTGGGGTGAATTGATGCGTCATATAGAAGAATATGGATTGGAAGTTCCAAGTATGATGTGTATATGGTACTACTGCTTCAAACTCAACAAGTATGAATCGGTTCACAAGATATACGTGATCTTTCTCCACCTTCTTCCCGCTCTCATTGTAGACAGTGTGGCCCGCATTATAGGACGCGAGCCCAT GTTATGGAAAGCTTACAAGAAGATTCACAAATTCAGTGCCGTGATTTCGTATTTCGCGACGCAACAATGGCGCTTCAGTAATAACGGTGTTTTGAGACTGTCGGCGAAGTTGAACCCCGCCGATCAGAACCAGTTTAAGTTGAACATGAAAGACTTCAGCTGGGAGGAATTCAACTACAATTACGTTCGTGGTGGACGTCTTTATCTTTTGAAAGACCCATTGGACACTGTACCTAAAGCAGCTGTTAGATATGCAAG GTTGCGGATCATTCACTACGCTGTAGTAACAGTGATGTGGGGAATGATTTTCTGGCTGCTATGGACACTCGTAAGATTTTTGGGTTTATGGTAA
- the LOC124215805 gene encoding fatty acyl-CoA reductase wat-like isoform X1, which produces MSQASYIRDMLSDSASDQATGPSEVASFYAHTNILLTGGAGFLGKLLTERILRSCPEVSTLFLLLRAKKGKSPQERFAELFDDLVFDRLKKEKPGFAQKVRLIEGDVGEIGLGLAPEQRELLRTTNIVIHGAATVRFDESVRIATKINVRGTKEMLILAKEMPNLRAFVHISTAYSNCVRQSIDEKFYPPPIDSDKLLDLVEILDDASLEHLTPVLLGKYPNTYVFTKAVAEDVIRRNSHSLPVCIVRPSIVIATYKEPVAGWIDNVYGTTGVVLGAAIGLLRTLHCDPEGIADMIPADFVVNNIIVAAWDIAEARTTNVNSADSSNIPETDEPPIYNVVSSCQKPFRWGELMRHIEEYGLEVPSMMCIWYYCFKLNKYESVHKIYVIFLHLLPALIVDSVARIIGREPMLWKAYKKIHKFSAVISYFATQQWRFSNNGVLRLSAKLNPADQNQFKLNMKDFSWEEFNYNYVRGGRLYLLKDPLDTVPKAAVRYARLRIIHYAVVTVMWGMIFWLLWTLVRFLGLW; this is translated from the exons ATGTCTCAAGCTTCGTATATTCGAGACATGCTGTCGGACTCTGCATCCGATCAGGCCACGGGTCCCAGTGAAGTTGCAAGTTTTTATGCACACACGAATATCCTTCTCACTGGAGGTGCCGGTTTTTTAGGAAAACTTCTGACAGAGCGGATACTGCG GTCATGTCCCGAGGTGAGCACGTTGTTTCTGCTCCTCCGAgcaaaaaaagggaaaagcCCGCAAGAAAGATTTGCGGAACTCTTTGACGACTTG GTTTTCGACCGACTGAAGAAAGAGAAGCCTGGATTTGCTCAAAAAGTTAGATTGATCGAGGGAGACGTGGGGGAGATCGGTTTGGGTTTGGCGCCGGAGCAAAGGGAACTGCTCCGAACCACGAATATCGTGATACACGGTGCAGCCACCGTACGATTTGACGAATCCGTGCGAATTGCTACCAAGATCAACGTCAGAGGCACCAAGGAGATGCTGATACTCGCCAAGGAAATGCCAAATCTTAGA GCATTCGTCCACATCTCAACAGCCTACTCGAACTGCGTTCGACAGTccatcgatgaaaaattctacCCACCACCAATCGACTCGGACAAGTTACTCGATCTCGTGGAGATATTGGATGACGCCTCCCTCGAACACCTCACGCCGGT ACTCTTGGGTAAATATCCGAATACGTACGTCTTCACCAAAGCGGTCGCCGAGGACGTCATTCGCCGCAACAGTCATAGTCTGCCAGTCTGCATTGTCAGGCCGTCCATAGTAATCGCAACTTATAAGGAACCCGTCGCTGGTTGGATCGACAACGTCTACGGTACCACCGGAGTAGTGCTCGGGGCTGCGATTGGATTATTACGGACTCTTCACTGTGACCCGGAAGGCATCGCCGACATGATTCCCGCAGACTTCGTAGTCAACAACATCATTGTCGCCGCATGGGACATCGCCGAAGCTCG AACCACGAATGTCAATAGCGCGGATAGTTCGAACATTCCGGAGACTGATGAGCCTCCGATCTACAACGTCGTATCATCGTGCCAGAAACCCTTTAGGTGGGGTGAATTGATGCGTCATATAGAAGAATATGGATTGGAAGTTCCAAGTATGATGTGTATATGGTACTACTGCTTCAAACTCAACAAGTATGAATCGGTTCACAAGATATACGTGATCTTTCTCCACCTTCTTCCCGCTCTCATTGTAGACAGTGTGGCCCGCATTATAGGACGCGAGCCCAT GTTATGGAAAGCTTACAAGAAGATTCACAAATTCAGTGCCGTGATTTCGTATTTCGCGACGCAACAATGGCGCTTCAGTAATAACGGTGTTTTGAGACTGTCGGCGAAGTTGAACCCCGCCGATCAGAACCAGTTTAAGTTGAACATGAAAGACTTCAGCTGGGAGGAATTCAACTACAATTACGTTCGTGGTGGACGTCTTTATCTTTTGAAAGACCCATTGGACACTGTACCTAAAGCAGCTGTTAGATATGCAAG GTTGCGGATCATTCACTACGCTGTAGTAACAGTGATGTGGGGAATGATTTTCTGGCTGCTATGGACACTCGTAAGATTTTTGGGTTTATGGTAA